The Gossypium hirsutum isolate 1008001.06 chromosome A03, Gossypium_hirsutum_v2.1, whole genome shotgun sequence genome contains the following window.
AAATTGATTATAATGGTGTCTTGAATGGACAATGCACAAGTTTTTGCTGGAAAGGGTTCTCAGAGAAGAGGTTGTTCCATTTTGTGTTGTGTATTCTTCCATCATGTTTTAGCTTTTATTTGAAAGCTTTCTATAAAGTTTTTGTGATCCTGTAATATTGATTGGAATCTGTTTGTTTGTTTCTTAGGAGCCCTTTCTACCTATTAGCATAGCATAGATTTCTATGCTGTAATTGTTGATATATTTTGCTAGTAACGCCTTATGTATATTTCACAGTTGATATTCATGACATGTAAGATATTATTACATGGGCATTCTTGTCCTTGTTAGTTTTTCCCCTTTTTAGATAAAAATTATCAACATTTGAACGTTTTGAATGTTGAATGCTCTTCCATTTTGTTAACTAAcctttgatttttatgtttcccaTTGTGATAATGGATTGTTACATGCTTCGGAATTGTAGGTAAAAGTAATTTTCTTCTCAAAAACAGGGGAGCGTGCAACTCCAGCAATTCGTCAAGCTGCAAGGGATTATTGGAACTATGCTACTTTTGCTTGTGTCCTATGGCGTGAAGAGGAATTTTCTGTTTGGTGGAATACGTAAGTAGATGGTTTTTCCTTTTCACTTGAGTTGTATGTAAATTAGATATGAATACTATATATAGTTACATATAtctctgatttttttttattgcAATATATAGTATTAGTTGCTGTTTTAGTCTTCTTCCACTGTCTATGATAGATAGCATTTCCCTTGACAGATTTTTATAAACTAATAACAGGTTTGGAGTGGAGTCTGCCCCTGCTGTCGTCTTCTTGAAAGATCCAGGTCTAAAACCTCTTGTATACCATGGTATGTTAGtgcatatttgtttatttattgatGTCTATAGAACATCAATTTAATTACTGTGGATCATGTACAAAGCTGAACTTTGACTACTACACGCAGGATCAGTAAATGATTCATGGTTTTTAGATGTCTTGGAACAGAACAAACAGCAAGGTATATTTTAGCATTACTTTATATTTGTAGGACTTTTCTGTATTttgatataaaagaaaatattttgaagaattagaaaataacATTTCATAATGAACAAATGCATGCATTTATTTctcaatcaaatataaaaatgacccctttttttctaaattttgtttGTAAATAATATGAATTTGCTTTTAATGTTATCTTATTAATTTCTTTTGATCTCTTAATGACAAGGACTCTAATTACTCACTAGCACCCCCTGTTGATAAAAACTGATTCGTGCATATTTGTTTCCCCATGCATGTCACCTTAAAGAGGTAAACAGGTCAAAGATTCAAGACTAAAACTGTGCAGCGTATTGAAATTCAGGCAGCGGAGAAGCAAAGACATGCCCAAATCTATTTTCTCTTTGTTTTAAAATGGAGTTCAATAATGTCCTATCTTATTATCCTATATACATCATCTAGGGACCACTAGCCTGTAGTTCTATGTTGCATAGTGTTGTTACTGGTGCGCATCGGATAGCAGAGTAGTAGActgcattctgtttctcaaataggttgtgaatttattttgatttgctAAATGGAATGCTTTAGAGAGTCTAGATGCACAGGTATTCGGCGTATATCTTAGCAAAGTTTTGTGATCCATCAGTTGCATAAATTTGACAATAGTTTATTGGAGATGTTATCAGAACTTATTTTGCAGTAGGTTATAGACGTGCTTGTAGTTTCATGACATGACTTAAATATCTTGTTCCAAGATCATTATTCCATTCAACTTTGATGGTAAAATCAGAATAGAAATGACTGATTTCTGCCATTACGTGGTGGATCTAGCATTTCTGGCATATATCATCTATGGAATGAAGTTCAGTATAATACAAAGCATGCAATGAAATGTTGGAGTTTTCTTACTTAGCATGGAGTATGAACTGAAGTTAATTTGTAAGTggaaaggaaaacaaaataaCCTGGCTGATTAGAAAATTTCTTGTTGAAATATTATGTGTGACTCCTCAATTTGTGTAAGCTTCATATTGATCTTAGCAATTTATTCCAAGCATCTAATAgctatcttttatttctttttctttccttaagAAAGGGTGGTAGAGTGGTATCTCATTTTCTCTTTTTACAGAGCTCCCTCAGTTAAGGAGTTTGACTTCAGAGGAACTAGGTTGTGATGCTCGTGGCTATTCTCGTGCTGGCCGTGATACCTTGACCTGGTATTGTGCTATCCTAGCTGGAAGGCTGGGGCCAGAACTTGATAGCATGCGAGAAGTAAGCTTTTTTGCACTAGATTATATTCCATACGTTCTGTTCTCTTCATATATTTTTCCCCTTGCAATATCTGCCTCAGCATTTCCTTCAACCTCTTATAACAGTTCTAACATTGTATAATTCTGTTTTGTCTGGGTTTAATTTGTACATATTGCTTTTTACATGGAAGAAGTTAATTAATTTTGTAGGATATATAATAGttgttttctttgaaaatatGATTAGCAgttcatatttcatttgttcttTAAATCCAAATGACATTCCGGGTTATTGTTACTCGATTAGgtattatttttcttaatgaGAAAAATCATACACAAACATGGAAAGATGGAATCATAAGTCTTAAATGATTGTAAAAAGATTTGTTACACTCCAAACAGCCATATTGGAAAGAAAGAAAGTTGAATAAAGGATAATACACAAAGAATTATGTCTGTGTTCATGTGCTTATCTATGCATGTGTATCTattttgtatctattttcaatGTAATACAATGATATACAAATTGTATTTAGCATTTCAACGGAGAACAATATGATGGCCACCTCATTGATTTAAGGAAATGGGGTGAACTAATCTAGATTATAGACCATGCGCAGGGTCCAAGAAACATTATCAAAATCTAGTGAGTTGAAGGCTGCAAGTGAAGATGAGCACTCAATAACAGCTGCTGTTGCTTTAAAAAGTAAGCGATTGACATTAAGCTGGCTTGATGGGGAAACACAAAAGGTGtgtctttattattattgttgttgttgttgttgttgtcgtCGTTATTATTATGATGTTGATGATGATAAAATATGCTTAAGTCCCTGTACTCttcgtaaatttgaaatttagtccctacatTTTTATTTCTTGGAATTTAATCCTCTACTTTTccgatttcaaaatttaggttcaattgttaacactgttaattattttgttaaattcaggttcattatatcatttttttagttacattactACCAAtgtagtatttttttttattatttcaaaatgtcgcaccaatcaatttaaaaaaaaaaattaacaatgttaacaattagacctgaattttgaaatatgaaaaatagaggGACTGAATTCCAACTTTGTGAAGAGGATAAGGACCTATGGCATATtttaatcttcttcttcttcttactaAACTTAAGGATGCCTGagattttaaggttaaaaagagCCCTTCTGTAACTTGCCTAATTCTTCTTTCTTCCGTTTCCTTGATGGGAGCATCTTTCATATTATGTTTAGGGTAAGAGCCGAGTCAAGAGGTATGCGAAACTGTGGGAACTGAAAAGGGCTTATAATAAGATCTAAATTTAGATAACAATGCTTATGATGGCTGACCCCAAGCCTGGGCCTGAACACAGTGATTGATATCGATATTTAAAGCAAGCCTTGAAAGGCTGAAAGTATATTAGTCATCAGAGATCACAAAGCTTTCTTTACCAAAGAACTTTAGCTGATAGGTTATCAAACTAAACATTGTAACTCCTATTACTGTCCCTATTTTACATGAGCAAGCCCAATGGGTTTGCAATTGATTGAAGCTTAAACCATCGCTATCTTTTACCAAAATTGATTCATAGCATGACAATGGGTGCCAGGCTTCAAAAGCTCAACCAATTCGTCATGTGGGCTCTCATACCATGATAACTAATAATTAAATCTCAGATTGTCCAAATTGATATTTTATCTCCTAagaattagtttatttttaaacaaaaactttattctatCCATCTTACAGGTTTCTAACCTCTGATTTGTTTTTCTCCAGAACTACTGTTTTTTCTACCTTAATATTGAAAGTAGTTATGAAACATGTGGACCAAGGAGAGTTCCAACTGATGTCCCTCGGTTATTCATTATCCGCTATGAAAGGAATGCTACTGAAGATACTTTTAAGGTAGATAAGAAAGCAAAAAGTATATGGGAATTCCACCAACAGGAAGTTGATCCTGCTGCACAGCTTTCAGTGACTTACAATGGGTCAGCTGAAGTTTCCCGGGTATAAGCATTTATCTTGTGTTTAGCTACAGAGTCAGCTACCTTCATGCTTAAGctttcatcaaacttcataattTTGCATCATATATTTTCTGATGTTCTGTCGAGGATTCACGCCCTGTAAGAGATCGGAGATATTTGAACCCTTCTGAAGCCAATATATAGGCATTTCCTGATTGTCCATCAATGTTGTTTGCCACTTTTGCAGATCATCCAGTGGATGTCAAACATAATTGAGGATGGTGACTCCAGGAAACTCCCCTTCTATGTAAGCACCATATTGTTCCTTTTGAGAAATTTCGGAAAGGCTTATATTTATGCATATTCTTTGTTTCAATTCTTTATGTCTAcgtttcttattatcaacttatGGTTTGGGGCAAATTCTACACCAACAGGTAACCTTCTCTCCACGTTCATAATCAATATATATGGGTCAATTCAGAAATTTTTGGCAAGTAACATTTCTGTTGTTTATGTAATGTTTCGGAGAGGGGAATTTTCTTGCCTGGCACACAGTACCATAAGTGAGAGAGTTACGGTTGCTTCTTTATGTTTATGACTGAACTataatatggttaaattattaCTTTGTTTTCAGTTTCCTTTGAAACCTTGAACTTACCGCACAGACTAAGATTTATTCCATTGCAGAGGGTAAAAACACCAGAGCTAGTTCCTGAGGATGCAGAGCCTTTCTGGTCAAGAGGTCCACAAGGCTTACTTTCCAAAAGCATGGGAACAAAGCAAAAAATCCAACGCACTATAATTCGAATATATGATTATCTAGGTGATCCAAGGATTGGTCCAGCTTTGCTTTTGGGAGCCTTGATGTCCTTTGGTAGCATCTGGCTGATGAGGACTCAACAAAATCGTTCGGTTCAGTCAAGCCAACCGAGCCAAGCAGATAATGGTGTAGGTGATAATTTAAGAATGCACCTCTTTTACAGTCTTCAAGTAATGTAGCTATTACCCTAACAGGAGTCGGTAATAATGACCATTTTCATGCTATGTTATCTAGACTTCAAGCAAGTGTCAGGTACAGGCATGAATCTAACATGGATATActcaaattttcaagttttccTAGATATTTAGAGGATCCTACATCCACACTTATGTCTGAATAGGGGTATCAAACATAGGTGTCAGATATGGATATTTTAGGTAAAATTAAGAGTCCAGTTAACATTGGCTCCCATATGCATTCACAGGAAGCTAGACACTAGACACAAGGGGCACATTGTGTTTCATCTCAGATGTGCTACATGCCTTAAAGTAGTTTGATTGGCAACCATGGAAGCTTTTAACATTCATCTGTCTTTGTTTGTTTGCCTTTTTCCTTGACAAAGAAGGAATAGATTAGAAAAACCCGTGTTACTCGGTCTTAGGTTTGAATATTGGATATAGATGAGTGTCTAAGATCGAGcatgtataattttttaaaacctcTCCATATATTTGGAAGGTCATAATCCTTTACCATGTCTAAATATATGTCGGACTGACACATATATTGGATACGGGTTAAAAGAGTAGATAACAAAAGCATCAACTAAACCGAGTCTTCATAGAAAATTTTGCTGGTTAGTTCTACTTTACTAATCCCAGTACATGATTTTTTTAGCAAGAAGAACAGAAAGATATCTAGTTCATTGTGTATCTTTGCTTTCTGCAGATGAGATTTTCCTCTTTAGTCCatttaattgtaattatattttgaCCACTAGCTTCTATATCTTCTTTCCAGGATAAACTGAAACCAAGAGAGAGATGCCGGGAAAGGAATGCATCGAAACGCAACTTACCTCCTTCAATAACTGATTTTGAGCCAAAGGATTCATACCAGATGCCACTGTCGGACTCGGACTAAGTCGCTTAACAAAAAAAATGCAAATCCAAAAGTAGAAAGCATGCAATGTAAGTGGCTACCAGGtgacataaatacatacatgacTAGGATTTGTGTGCCTTTAAACGAACAGGCTGTCAAATGGACACATCTTGAGGCACCCTTGACACTAAATAGAAATGCTCATGCAATAAATTTTCTCCCACTTCATTTTGCTTAAATTGAGTTAGGGTTGCTTAAATTGAGTTAGGGAAAATTGGTTTTTGCAGTTTTCTGTTAATGTTTGCAAAAACAAGATGACAATATCTATGAAGACTGTGTAGCATATCTTTTAGTTATTATACTATTGAGGAAAATTAGTcaattgaaggaaaaaaaaaatacatcacTAACCAGTGTAGGCTGACgtggtatttaatttttattaaaatattgatgtaATGTACCAATACTTATTTAtgactttaaaataaatatgaaagatgctttaattatataaaaaaaagggtaaactacaccggTCACTTTACTTTTAAGTAGTTGACAAAACAGTCATTCAGGTTTTAATTTAGTCacttaacttttgaaaaataacaaatcatCACTAATCAATTTCCATTGGATATGTAACGGAGGTAACATTTTCTATTACAGACTTTCATTTTTCATCCCTCTTTTCCATCCCTCTCCCGCTTCCTCACTAGCCCTCCCCTACTCTTGATTCTCTTTACCTCCTCTTTTTCACCACCATCCTTTTTCCTACTCTGATTCTTTTCTTCTACCCCTCCTTCCCTTTGCTAACCCTCTTCACCTACTATGATTCTTTCCCTCTCTCCCACtctaagaaaagaaaaagacctACCCATCATGTGTAGAACATTTGAGTTCAAAAACATTGGAGACTTGGTAAAACCAACTATGATGGATGAAAGACAGTGACAAATAACAAAAAGCTTAGCCCAAGCAGAAATGAACATTGCTAAGCAAAAACACCagaaacctagcaggctaaaacCTTTACGAGGAAGGAAGAAAAGATTCTCTAAAGTCCAGAACCTAGTAGCGACTACATTCCCAGGGAACTTCGGCCATGAAAAAATCAACACCCATTATTGGGATTCAAAACTTGGGAATAGATCTCTGATGTAAAGAGACCtgcaaaaaaagagaaaaggagaATGGTCGTATGCCCTGGAAAAGGGGACTGAGTATCGAACCATGGAAGACCCATAGCTGATGGACCCAAAAGCTACCCAAATTGACACAAGCTATTCTGAAGCTTCTCGAAGGGTCAAAACCCGAGTTGTTGATAATCCTATATTGCCACATTGTTTAGAAAAGGATATCACAGCTCCTCCACTAGTAGGTCAACTGTATCATTGCTGATTGCCTTGCATTGCTCTAGATTTAATCCCAAGAGGGTCTGACCCAATTTTCCAAGTGATGGTAGGCTTTTGTTAGAAAGCAAATTGCAACCCAACGTTTTAGGCGATTTTTACTAGCAGGGGAGAGAGAAAGAATCAGAGTAGGGGAGGGATGGTGGGGAAGAGGGAGAGGGATGGAAAACGGAAGTCTGTAACGGAAAATGGTTAATGGTgactgttttattattttttaaaagttgagtgattaaattaaaatctgaATGATTGTTTTGTCAGCTATTTCAAAATTGAATTACTATTGATGTAATTTatctattaaaaaaacataaatatgaaatatgggtACGACTCTAAAATGGCATGGATAAAGTAAATaacttatttttttgtaaatgccACAACAAATTTCTTCTATTACGTGATATTTCTCAATTGGAAAATGCTACCTGTCAGACGAAACTAACAGAGATGGTAATAGGCAACAGCTCGGAtcaattttaggaaaaaaaatagtttgtaatgctataatttttaaaaatccaaATCGAAATTAAATAATCCCAGGTTGAACTTTATTGAATTAGATCTGTTAGGACTATTAGTTTGTTTGgttattagtataataatataaaaaatttatttaatatatatattgtaatatgAGGAAAAACTAGTGAACATGATGAACAAATAACCCATCTTTCAGTAGGTAGATTATTAATAGTGtaataaacatatattatttttgtttggttAAAGTGTTAAACAAGTAAAACATAagtattttataaaatatcaaatttggcAATAAACCAATCACTTATTTAAAGAATTACGATGCAACAAATAAATTGGTACGTCATAAATCTTAATCCAAGAATTCAATTATAGGCATAAAAATGTTTGCTCCAAGACATAAAAATAAATGGGTACACCATAAATTTGGTTATCAATTTATCTctcaattatttaaaaatacttaaattaaatataacttttaaaaacaaaaaaatgagtcaactaatatttaaattcaatactTAAAAGAGTTTGATTCTATATTCAAAATCAATGCTCAAAgacttaaaaactaaaatatgaataaactagtatttaaattcaataataatttattagaaGCAAATTGATGAATAGCAAGAGAAACGAGGAGAGGAAAGAATTCAAAATAAGATATCTTTTAAGATGTAGTTTTTCAATAAACCAAAATGATTTTGTatgcaaaatagtaaaaaaagttaaaaatataaaaccttTAAACATACCAGGAAGAAAAAAATTTGGAAACCACATACCTAATTCAAGAAATCAAGGtgagagtgaaaagaaaaagagtctGGAAATATATGgatgatatttttgtaatttggttattttataaaaaaaaaaaacacgctatgaaaatggtaagggtaAAAAACATAAGTCCCACCCAAATgaggtaaaattttttattttagtacaaAAAATCACGTGTATTAAACCATGTGTATTAAAACAGAGGCGTTAAGTTTTTAGAaaacaactttttattttttattttttattgtgctTTAAACTTTATgtttactaatttaaatataaaatataaattataaaatataaaataattaaaaatgtttgatttgagtaatactcaaaatgaaattaatctgaaatattcatttatttatttttctgtttaaaaAATGGGAAATAAATTTGAAGGCAAGGCAAGGCATATAATTTAAAATCGCAGTGTCACATTATTTAACCAACAAATCTAAATAGTTTTATCGCATCAAATAAATCCCAGTTGCTGTTGGACACAGCAATGAgcatttgtttcaattttttaggAATTGGGCAACTTTAGTTCAAATGGAAATGACAAAATTATCCTTAAATCTTACTACCATTTTATCTTTAtaacctttttatatattattttattaccctcAAATATAAGCCTTTCATTTTTCAATTATACTCAATTCAGTATTTTGCTTCTTTAAAGAGCATAATAGCATCAACTATTTCACAAATACTACCCACATGCAATTTCTGTTTCTGTGGGCGCAAACAACACAAATTcttcattaaataatttaattgtttcaCTTTGGCTCCTAAATAAAGctaaaaacttaccaaaattttcattggTAGCACCAAAGAATTTGAGTTATTTGGTCATTGACAACTTCATGTTTCTTCAGCCAAGGAACTCAACTTAGCTGGCTTGCTTTCAGCATCCAGGACTTCAGATATGAACAATACATGTAATGCCTAGATTCCAGTTCATCAAGTATCGAACAACAGTCCGGCATCTCTCCGGTTCTGAACATTTCAACTAGTATGATCAGTGATCACTGGCAGCAACCATAAAGTAATTGCAGAACCACTCCTCTGAGCTGCAAACAAGCCGATGCAGTGCCAAAAAATATTGCACTACCTCAAGCTTCGAGGTCAGAGAGTGAGCTAGCCATCACTGCAGGGAGAAATTCACCCATCAGACTGATTGCTAATCACAAACATATCTTACAGTCCTCTTTCACTTTATAGTTAGGTTCATTTTCGTCCCCTTGATTCAAAATGCCCGAGCACTGAACAGCTAAATCCTCAGAGCACCTTAGAGCTGACCTAAGGTCTCCAATCTCTTGATAACCCCTGGCTACAACCGCATTGATGGCAATGCTTGGCATGATGCCCATCTTTATCATATCTGCGAGCAACATCATCACATCAATCATATGCTTGGCTTGAAAATGACCCTTTAACATGACAATGTACAAGGGCGCATCTACCATCAAACCGCTGCATCTCAAATCCGAGAAAATTTTACTTGCTTCAAATACCTGGCCTTCCTTGCACATGGCTTGAATTAAGCTTGTATACATCACATGATTTGGGGAGCAAAATAGACCATCAAACTCATCAGTTACTGTTTCACCAATACCAGCTTTACTCTTCTCCAAGAAAAAGCTGAAAGCCTCCGAAactcttccatccttgcaaaggCCATCGATTAAACTACTTAACGTGAAAACATTGGGCATTAATCCTGATTCCAGCATCTCTTTATGCAGCCGGAATGCCTCCTTGATATTACCATTTTTACAATACCCAttaatcaaagcagtgtaagccACCACATCCGGAACAAGACCTTTGATAACCATTTCGGAGTAAAATCCCATGGCAGCTTCCATGTTTCCAGTCTTGCAATAACCATCAATCAATGTAGAGAAAGTGATAACATTTGGTTCTACACCATTTTCGTTCATTTGAGAGCATACCTCCAAAGCCTTCTCCATGTTCCCCACTTTACAGTACCCATCAATCAGGGAATTGTAAGTCACAGAATTAGCCAAAACTCCATCTTTGTTCATTTTCTGCAATAAAAAGCTCCCTTCCTCCACTTTACCTACAGTACAAAGACCCTTAATCAGTATGCTATATGTGATAACATCAGGCAACATTTCCAACTTCTCCATTTCTGAGCTCAACTCCACTGCTTCAGAAACATTGCCTGCCCTACAGTAGCCATCAATCAAAcaattgtagacaaaaatattGGGGAAAACACCATACTTAACCATACAAACAAAGTAGCTCCTAGCTACCGTCAGTTCACCCACCTTACAAAGTCCATCAATCAAGATACCAAAAGTAACAATATTTGGTCCCAACCTATCACTGATCATCATCCCATATATTTCCAAGGCTCGTTCGACTCTATCCATCTTGAAATATCCATTCATCAAAACATTATAAGT
Protein-coding sequences here:
- the LOC107886149 gene encoding pentatricopeptide repeat-containing protein At5g61400 isoform X1, coding for MLKLFPRKQTPFLCTKYPSNLCKMASSSSSSSCHHLTKDILNTQNPHQALKLFNSNANLLNPLKNLEPYSAIIHVLASAKLYEDARCLIKYLIKALHSSLEPPRACHLIFNALNRFQTSKFTPNVFGSLIIAFSQMGLIEDALWVYRNIKTFPQMQACNALLDGLIKLGRFDSMWDLYKELLSRGFLPNVVTYGVLINCCCCQGDVLKAHNLFYELLMKGIPPNVVVYTTVIKLLCNEGKMLEAERMFRLIKEGYFLPNLYTYNVLMNGYFKMDRVERALEIYGMMISDRLGPNIVTFGILIDGLCKVGELTVARSYFVCMVKYGVFPNIFVYNCLIDGYCRAGNVSEAVELSSEMEKLEMLPDVITYSILIKGLCTVGKVEEGSFLLQKMNKDGVLANSVTYNSLIDGYCKVGNMEKALEVCSQMNENGVEPNVITFSTLIDGYCKTGNMEAAMGFYSEMVIKGLVPDVVAYTALINGYCKNGNIKEAFRLHKEMLESGLMPNVFTLSSLIDGLCKDGRVSEAFSFFLEKSKAGIGETVTDEFDGLFCSPNHVMYTSLIQAMCKEGQVFEASKIFSDLRCSGLMVDAPLYIVMLKGHFQAKHMIDVMMLLADMIKMGIMPSIAINAVVARGYQEIGDLRSALRCSEDLAVQCSGILNQGDENEPNYKVKEDCKICL
- the LOC107948596 gene encoding uncharacterized protein isoform X1; translated protein: MAGDSATKIKAYAVPAVLFSLSMLYQLVLLPRAFPPSHYDVLGLKTYCSMEEVKEAYENLESKWNSGLEIPTTTEFIKIRYAYELLTNPIWKRNYDVFGINEQDHVLEKLSQQYAGEKFSNIALPLLRTVASDTGDDAFNVITSKEFQSMFQDSKPWLLQVYSYGSNQSAQFANSWKRIAALLNGVANIGMVELGEVQVAAYLSERKPMGRFFFRNGLPSVVAFPSGCKTSDCLIRFEGELSVDAVIDWFAMAVLNLPRIFYYSKESLGPRFLAKSSPHKVKVIFFSKTGERATPAIRQAARDYWNYATFACVLWREEEFSVWWNTFGVESAPAVVFLKDPGLKPLVYHGSVNDSWFLDVLEQNKQQELPQLRSLTSEELGCDARGYSRAGRDTLTWYCAILAGRLGPELDSMRETMRRVQETLSKSSELKAASEDEHSITAAVALKSKRLTLSWLDGETQKNYCFFYLNIESSYETCGPRRVPTDVPRLFIIRYERNATEDTFKVDKKAKSIWEFHQQEVDPAAQLSVTYNGSAEVSRIIQWMSNIIEDGDSRKLPFYRVKTPELVPEDAEPFWSRGPQGLLSKSMGTKQKIQRTIIRIYDYLGDPRIGPALLLGALMSFGSIWLMRTQQNRSVQSSQPSQADNGDKLKPRERCRERNASKRNLPPSITDFEPKDSYQMPLSDSD
- the LOC107886149 gene encoding pentatricopeptide repeat-containing protein At5g61400 isoform X2, whose amino-acid sequence is MLKLFPRKQTPFLCTKYPSNLCKMASSSSSSSCHHLTKDILNTQNPHQALKLFNSNANLLNPLKNLEPYSAIIHVLASAKLYEDARCLIKYLIKALHSSLEPPRACHLIFNALNRFQTSKFTPNVFGSLIIAFSQMGLIEDALWVYRNIKTFPQMQACNALLDGLIKLGRFDSMWDLYKELLSRGFLPNVVTYGVLINCCCCQGDVLKAHNLFYELLMKGIPPNVVVYTTVIKLLCNEGKMLEAERMFRLIKEGYFLPNLYTYNVLMNGYFKMDRVERALEIYGMMISDRLGPNIVTFGILIDGLCKVGELTVARSYFVCMVKYGVFPNIFVYNCLIDGYCRAGNVSEAVELSSEMEKLEMLPDVITYSILIKGLCTVGKVEEGSFLLQKMNKDGVLANSVTYNSLIDGYCKVGNMEKALEVCSQMNENGVEPNVITFSTLIDGYCKTGNMEAAMGFYSEMVIKGLVPDVVAYTALINGYCKNGNIKEAFRLHKEMLESGLMPNVFTLSSLIDGLCKDGRVSEAFSFFLEKSKAGIGETVTDEFDGLFCSPNHVMYTSLIQAMCKEGQI
- the LOC107948596 gene encoding uncharacterized protein isoform X2 translates to MAGDSATKIKAYAVPAVLFSLSMLYQLVLLPRAFPPSHYDVLGLKTYCSMEEVKEAYENLESKWNSGLEIPTTTEFIKIRYAYELLTNPIWKRNYDVFGINEQDHVLEKLSQQYAGEKFSNIALPLLRTVASDTGDDAFNVITSKEFQSMFQDSKPWLLQVYSYGSNQSAQFANSWKRIAALLNGVANIGMVELGEVQVAAYLSERKPMGRFFFRNGLPSVVAFPSGCKTSDCLIRFEGELSVDAVIDWFAMAVLNLPRIFYYSKESLGPRFLAKSSPHKVKVIFFSKTGERATPAIRQAARDYWNYATFACVLWREEEFSVWWNTFGVESAPAVVFLKDPGLKPLVYHGSVNDSWFLDVLEQNKQQELPQLRSLTSEELGCDARGYSRAGRDTLTWYCAILAGRLGPELDSMRETMRRVQETLSKSSELKAASEDEHSITAAVALKSKRLTLSWLDGETQKNYCFFYLNIESSYETCGPRRVPTDVPRLFIIRYERNATEDTFKVDKKAKSIWEFHQQEVDPAAQLSVTYNGSAEVSRIIQWMSNIIEDGDSRKLPFYRVKTPELVPEDAEPFWSRGPQGLLSKSMGTKQKIQRTIIRIYDYLGDPRIGPALLLGALMSFGSIWLMRTQQNRSVQSSQPSQADNGVG